The Chitinophaga sp. H8 genome contains a region encoding:
- a CDS encoding RagB/SusD family nutrient uptake outer membrane protein has protein sequence MKKQIIYTLIGTFILLGTGGCRKYLDITPDGRITMGNVWSDPKMTAAYLNTAYQAMTVNQGGERYFTYAFLEGITDLFHDSDDLEPDPLVANMWYRGSLTPSYDPTHHFAATRNGDVYTAYWAGIRSCNVFLKNIDHAAVDYPGDRARFKAEAKVLRAWYYMQLCRKYGPMPVVKEPIEIQAEFAKLKRPSSFQEIADYMNEEWQEMKNVQELPWRITLATEKGRMTKAVMLLLRSQAQLFAASPLYNKENDLGKWEKARDYTKEGIELLSTNGKYQLYHDASLGESSFENYFLTNQDFSAFPRDKETIMENQTTESMVNGFATLMNGFPQRGISEKAGSCPTQELVDMFDMQATGLPVLEPAKPYLDNKHLQPSYYTGSGYDPLNPYAGRDPRFYATVLYNGAYSPGPAVFVETYIGGASGLKSTDRRHTRTGYYLRKFINQDVQINPGTYWKRMRFAEFYLNLAEAENELNGPTEAVRKAMEPIRTRAHMPAIPAGISSKEEMRAYLQKERSVELALEEQRVWDVRRWKILDKTDKLVTGMKITKTGENTFSYTRFVVGERQSWADKFLLFPIPETEIAVLGATWQNPGW, from the coding sequence ATGAAAAAACAAATTATCTATACGCTTATCGGAACTTTCATCCTGCTGGGAACAGGAGGATGCCGGAAATATCTTGACATTACACCAGATGGCCGTATTACAATGGGTAATGTCTGGTCTGATCCTAAAATGACGGCTGCATATCTGAATACAGCCTATCAGGCAATGACGGTAAATCAGGGAGGAGAACGTTATTTTACCTATGCATTCCTCGAAGGTATTACAGATCTGTTTCATGATTCTGATGATCTTGAACCAGACCCTCTGGTAGCTAATATGTGGTACAGGGGAAGTCTTACTCCTTCTTATGATCCTACTCATCATTTTGCAGCCACTAGGAATGGGGATGTTTATACCGCCTACTGGGCAGGCATCCGTTCATGTAATGTGTTTCTGAAAAACATTGATCATGCCGCAGTGGATTATCCTGGTGACAGGGCACGCTTTAAGGCAGAAGCAAAAGTGCTTAGAGCCTGGTATTATATGCAGCTTTGCCGTAAATACGGACCTATGCCTGTTGTTAAGGAACCAATAGAAATTCAGGCAGAGTTTGCAAAATTAAAACGCCCTTCTTCTTTCCAGGAGATAGCAGATTATATGAATGAGGAATGGCAGGAGATGAAGAATGTGCAGGAATTGCCCTGGCGTATTACCCTCGCAACAGAAAAAGGAAGGATGACCAAGGCTGTAATGTTGTTATTGCGTTCCCAGGCGCAATTGTTTGCTGCAAGTCCTTTGTATAATAAGGAAAATGATCTGGGCAAATGGGAAAAAGCCAGGGATTATACTAAAGAAGGAATTGAACTGCTTTCAACGAATGGCAAATACCAGCTATATCATGACGCCTCATTGGGGGAGAGTTCATTTGAAAACTATTTTCTTACCAATCAGGATTTTAGCGCTTTCCCCCGGGATAAGGAGACTATTATGGAAAATCAGACAACAGAATCTATGGTTAACGGTTTTGCAACGCTGATGAATGGTTTCCCTCAACGCGGTATTTCTGAAAAGGCGGGCAGTTGCCCAACACAGGAATTGGTAGACATGTTTGATATGCAGGCAACAGGATTACCGGTATTAGAACCTGCAAAACCATATCTGGATAATAAGCATCTGCAACCCAGCTATTATACTGGCTCCGGTTATGATCCGCTAAACCCATATGCAGGAAGGGATCCACGCTTTTACGCCACTGTTTTGTATAACGGTGCATATTCTCCCGGTCCGGCTGTTTTTGTTGAAACATATATTGGTGGGGCCTCTGGTTTAAAATCTACAGACAGGCGTCATACCAGGACCGGATATTACCTGCGCAAGTTTATTAACCAGGATGTGCAAATTAATCCAGGTACTTATTGGAAAAGAATGCGGTTTGCTGAATTCTATCTGAATCTGGCAGAAGCAGAAAACGAACTTAACGGTCCTACGGAAGCGGTGAGAAAAGCAATGGAACCAATACGGACCAGGGCACATATGCCGGCTATACCTGCTGGTATTTCTTCTAAGGAGGAAATGCGGGCCTATCTGCAAAAAGAAAGAAGCGTAGAGCTTGCATTGGAAGAACAAAGGGTATGGGATGTGAGAAGATGGAAGATATTGGATAAAACTGATAAACTGGTAACAGGTATGAAAATCACTAAAACGGGGGAAAATACGTTTAGCTATACCCGGTTTGTAGTTGGAGAAAGACAGTCCTGGGCGGACAAATTCCTTTTATTCCCAATTCCGGAAACAGAGATAGCGGTATTGGGGGCTACATGGCAGAACCCAGGGTGGTAA